Proteins found in one bacterium genomic segment:
- a CDS encoding GWxTD domain-containing protein, protein MLRRFPIRFCLVFLAALLCAGCGVTYLAYDSLDASGKRTFDEIRYVATDKELGEFVELKPGERAKWVQDFWKRRDPTPDTPINEYKLEHYKRLRYAQKKFQWGRKPGWKTDRGKVFIKYGSPNDVELKPMGDVALMGGWYSKPFEKWSYDYIPYVGTDIQFLFVDLHMTGDYELAGSIKDTS, encoded by the coding sequence GTGCTGAGACGCTTTCCTATTAGGTTCTGCCTGGTGTTTCTGGCAGCGCTCTTGTGCGCAGGCTGCGGCGTTACCTACTTGGCATACGACAGCCTTGACGCATCTGGCAAGAGGACGTTCGACGAGATACGCTACGTAGCCACGGACAAGGAGCTGGGCGAGTTCGTCGAGCTGAAGCCGGGTGAGCGGGCCAAGTGGGTCCAGGACTTCTGGAAACGGCGAGACCCGACGCCGGACACACCGATCAACGAGTATAAGCTCGAACACTATAAGCGGCTGCGCTACGCTCAGAAGAAGTTCCAATGGGGCAGGAAGCCGGGCTGGAAAACCGACCGAGGCAAGGTATTCATCAAATATGGGTCTCCGAATGACGTGGAGTTGAAACCGATGGGCGACGTCGCGCTCATGGGCGGGTGGTATTCCAAGCCGTTCGAGAAATGGTCTTACGACTACATTCCCTATGTGGGGACCGACATACAGTTTCTCTTCGTCGATCTTCACATGACGGGGGACTATGAGCTTGCGGGCTCGATCAAGGATACGTCG
- a CDS encoding M1 family aminopeptidase, whose product MRISSSQALLFGLLALVIASVFCLSQAAFATEEENGGTYTGISKDRSCTWWLDESKQVSKDDKAAIKKLFEALEKKLEKDGLDSVKFPWKAPEIEEDEEVGKEEEKKELTDEQKKWEEDEVYEDPETCPGVIIPSKDDLNIAKVDGVPTGTLFVVRGTFDDPRIEVWRMKLAKKKDAWTVTGREIEYSFERAHVMYVKKNTAYTFKEIKIDHDLMHISIDEGRFYPLYAGTKIIGGTVIGKGKMNYRPPTKLAKDWETSQEVDSLRRRTAEVTRQKGVDELKDAPLTKIPFYFAPCNFDKYVKLSGLQKFEITDKGELEEAEKLIKSEIDWLAKTNFGVKLPYKGQPEGEKHTLMLYQLPDYDELCDLYVYGPKYQWIGYYDYPADQGNQEEIGLYMHREKRFMIGEEKKGGGVCAYNRPEQRESLTRREAEYEPTEEARQLDRRIDINIGYKEQTVDLLASMGAVEFFNAQTAIFAKIRATLELEITRSGARFFRIGVSSLATRPAIPMNISKVVDDRGLDILRFGTLDLVYPPLALGQRVKFTAEYEGPVCARLFTSSAYTSGNTGWAPSYGYFQCTPCAIVMGVPTPHTSVSVGAVEERWTEGNRNFSRWVSDECIRMIGFVYSNYSVREVEVTKPNGEPLNISLYYYPKMRYYISLSDFDSFAERQRYAEDDDPRRRSKKDMTRIRMQERRTMAPDSIVTEFESILRFQQALYTSLPYRKIAAVQLPVFSGYGQGFPTMLTLDGTSFFSAGDAALHEMHPGRWGAEFWSHESGHQYWGHVIMWANPRDQWWSEAFTEQQCAMYMQASRSDTDYMSKLNDWRRVALIMNAKGEEAPMTLGGSRLTRLAWYGLFYCKGPYFVHMIRQMIGDKAFMSYERNLVKSLYWKRATTSDFVNVLEQTIGKDNMLALFGKDNMQWFFDQWIYGTGIPSYEYGYKISGNTAKIRIKHIDVQFRVRIPIWVYDKSGEKYAIPILLTGEKPIEEFELKLRGPAKKIVLDEFGAVLTRKIKKVKYSKIK is encoded by the coding sequence ATGCGTATTTCTAGCAGTCAAGCTCTGTTGTTTGGTTTGCTGGCTCTTGTGATAGCCAGCGTGTTTTGCCTCAGCCAGGCGGCGTTTGCGACGGAGGAGGAGAATGGCGGGACCTACACCGGCATCTCAAAGGACAGAAGCTGCACATGGTGGCTCGACGAGAGCAAGCAGGTCAGCAAGGATGACAAGGCCGCGATAAAGAAACTGTTCGAGGCGCTGGAGAAGAAGCTGGAGAAGGACGGCCTAGATTCCGTGAAGTTCCCCTGGAAGGCACCTGAGATAGAGGAAGATGAGGAGGTCGGGAAGGAGGAAGAGAAGAAGGAGCTAACTGACGAGCAGAAGAAATGGGAAGAGGACGAGGTCTATGAGGACCCCGAGACCTGCCCTGGCGTGATCATACCCAGCAAGGATGATCTCAACATAGCCAAGGTTGACGGCGTGCCGACTGGGACGCTGTTCGTTGTTCGCGGCACGTTCGACGACCCCCGGATAGAGGTCTGGCGGATGAAGCTGGCGAAAAAGAAGGATGCGTGGACTGTCACTGGCCGGGAGATCGAATACTCATTCGAGCGCGCGCATGTGATGTACGTGAAGAAGAACACAGCTTATACCTTCAAAGAGATCAAAATTGATCATGATCTCATGCATATCTCGATCGACGAAGGTAGGTTTTATCCGCTTTATGCCGGCACGAAGATAATCGGGGGCACGGTAATCGGCAAGGGCAAGATGAATTACAGGCCGCCGACCAAGCTGGCGAAGGATTGGGAGACGAGCCAGGAGGTTGATTCACTGAGGCGTCGAACCGCCGAGGTGACGCGCCAGAAGGGCGTCGATGAGCTCAAGGACGCCCCGCTCACAAAGATACCCTTTTATTTCGCACCTTGTAACTTTGACAAGTATGTGAAGCTCAGCGGTTTGCAGAAGTTCGAGATCACGGACAAGGGGGAGCTCGAAGAGGCCGAGAAGCTCATCAAGAGCGAGATTGACTGGTTGGCCAAAACCAACTTCGGCGTCAAACTGCCCTACAAAGGTCAGCCCGAGGGTGAAAAGCACACGTTGATGCTCTATCAGCTTCCTGACTATGACGAACTGTGCGACTTATACGTATATGGCCCTAAGTACCAATGGATTGGTTACTACGATTATCCGGCGGACCAGGGGAATCAGGAGGAAATAGGGCTTTATATGCACAGAGAGAAACGTTTTATGATAGGTGAGGAGAAAAAAGGCGGGGGCGTCTGTGCGTACAACCGGCCAGAGCAGAGGGAGAGTCTCACACGGCGCGAGGCCGAATATGAGCCCACAGAAGAGGCCCGACAGCTTGACCGAAGGATAGACATTAACATCGGTTACAAGGAGCAGACAGTTGATCTGCTGGCCAGCATGGGCGCAGTTGAGTTCTTCAACGCCCAGACCGCCATTTTTGCGAAGATCAGGGCCACACTCGAGCTTGAGATAACTAGATCAGGCGCTAGGTTCTTTCGTATCGGTGTTTCTTCTCTCGCCACCAGGCCTGCTATCCCAATGAACATCAGCAAAGTAGTGGATGACAGAGGATTGGACATCCTTCGGTTCGGGACGCTTGATCTTGTCTATCCGCCGTTAGCACTTGGCCAGCGAGTGAAATTCACGGCCGAATATGAGGGCCCGGTGTGTGCAAGGCTCTTCACCTCATCAGCCTACACTTCGGGCAATACCGGATGGGCGCCCAGCTATGGATACTTCCAGTGCACGCCCTGTGCGATCGTAATGGGTGTTCCGACACCCCATACGTCCGTCTCGGTTGGCGCAGTAGAGGAGAGATGGACCGAGGGGAACAGGAACTTCTCGCGCTGGGTGTCGGATGAATGTATCAGGATGATCGGATTCGTGTATTCAAACTACAGCGTCCGCGAAGTTGAGGTCACCAAGCCCAACGGTGAGCCGCTCAACATATCGCTCTATTACTATCCGAAGATGAGATATTACATCTCCTTGTCGGATTTTGACAGTTTCGCAGAGCGGCAAAGGTACGCAGAGGATGACGATCCGCGTAGAAGGTCTAAGAAGGATATGACCAGGATCCGTATGCAAGAACGCAGGACCATGGCCCCAGACAGCATAGTTACGGAGTTCGAGAGCATCCTTAGGTTCCAACAGGCGCTTTATACCTCATTGCCTTACCGGAAGATAGCGGCGGTCCAGTTGCCTGTGTTTAGTGGTTACGGGCAGGGCTTCCCGACCATGCTCACTCTTGACGGCACTTCATTCTTCTCGGCGGGGGATGCCGCATTACATGAGATGCACCCCGGTCGTTGGGGCGCCGAGTTCTGGTCACACGAATCCGGTCACCAGTATTGGGGGCACGTCATTATGTGGGCCAACCCGCGGGATCAGTGGTGGTCTGAGGCGTTTACCGAGCAGCAGTGCGCGATGTACATGCAGGCTTCCCGGAGTGACACGGACTACATGAGCAAGTTGAATGATTGGCGGCGTGTTGCGTTGATTATGAATGCCAAGGGCGAGGAAGCACCAATGACGCTGGGCGGTAGCCGTCTTACTCGGCTGGCGTGGTACGGGCTTTTCTACTGCAAGGGACCTTATTTCGTCCACATGATCCGCCAGATGATCGGTGACAAGGCATTCATGTCCTATGAGCGCAATCTGGTGAAATCCCTGTATTGGAAGAGAGCAACGACCAGCGACTTCGTTAACGTGCTTGAACAGACCATCGGCAAGGACAACATGCTCGCCCTGTTCGGCAAGGACAACATGCAGTGGTTCTTCGACCAGTGGATATATGGGACGGGGATCCCCAGCTATGAATACGGCTACAAGATATCCGGCAACACCGCGAAGATCAGGATCAAACACATTGACGTTCAGTTCCGGGTCCGCATCCCGATCTGGGTCTATGACAAATCAGGCGAGAAATATGCGATCCCGATTCTTCTGACTGGCGAGAAGCCGATAGAGGAGTTCGAACTCAAGCTTCGCGGCCCGGCCAAAAAGATCGTCCTTGATGAATTTGGCGCGGTTCTGACACGCAAGATCAAAAAAGTGAAGTATAGCAAGATAAAATAG
- a CDS encoding biopolymer transporter ExbD, which produces MRFKSKLKIDEEINSTSTADIAFLLIIFFMVTTAFGTTRGLEMSLPKKQKVQEAATTEAVLIEINRDGGISLDGMPSSVSDIRPYLEPKLARNPNKFVLVKSDLSAKYQALVSVIDELRQAAVKNISIPTQREIQRWGRYEGGGS; this is translated from the coding sequence ATGAGGTTCAAAAGCAAGCTGAAGATTGACGAGGAGATCAACTCAACCTCTACCGCTGACATAGCTTTTCTCCTCATAATCTTCTTCATGGTTACGACAGCTTTCGGGACGACTAGAGGGCTGGAGATGAGCCTCCCCAAGAAGCAGAAGGTACAGGAGGCTGCCACTACGGAGGCGGTTCTGATCGAGATAAACCGAGACGGAGGCATTAGCCTCGACGGAATGCCCTCTTCGGTCTCGGATATAAGGCCGTATCTGGAACCGAAACTCGCGCGGAACCCCAACAAGTTCGTCCTGGTAAAATCCGATCTCTCGGCCAAGTATCAGGCGCTGGTATCGGTGATCGATGAGTTGAGGCAAGCGGCTGTTAAGAACATCTCGATACCGACCCAGAGGGAGATTCAGCGATGGGGGCGATATGAGGGTGGGGGGTCATAA
- a CDS encoding biopolymer transporter ExbD: protein MRFKRRGSIRANIPSASMGDIAFLLIVFFIVTTTFSVDKTKVNLAESLEREATVPGAAIIVIDSDGNTFLSRGDRNPELRGIDDITVFALNLVARAPQTQFTIKASRDVEYRYIDKVLEQLRDVNARNISLLTIQRVRTSAG from the coding sequence ATGAGGTTCAAGCGCAGAGGCAGCATTCGGGCTAACATCCCGTCCGCCTCGATGGGGGACATAGCCTTCCTTCTCATCGTCTTCTTCATCGTTACCACCACATTCAGTGTGGATAAGACCAAGGTGAACTTGGCGGAGAGCCTCGAGCGAGAGGCTACTGTGCCCGGCGCTGCCATTATCGTCATTGATAGCGATGGCAACACATTTCTCTCTCGGGGGGACCGAAACCCCGAACTTCGGGGCATCGACGACATAACAGTGTTTGCCCTGAACCTGGTCGCGCGAGCGCCTCAGACACAGTTTACGATCAAGGCGTCGAGGGACGTGGAATACCGATATATTGACAAGGTTCTGGAGCAGCTGCGGGACGTCAATGCGCGCAACATCTCGCTGTTGACGATTCAGAGGGTACGGACTTCTGCTGGTTAG